In one window of Saccharomyces paradoxus chromosome VII, complete sequence DNA:
- the TAN1 gene encoding putative tRNA acetyltransferase (tRNA acetyltransferase~similar to YGL232W), giving the protein MGEKRNRNNGNADSQKRKKFKVSSGFLDPGTSGIYATCSRRHERQAAQELQLLFEEKFQELYGDIKDGEEESENDEKDEDLSIEDQIKKELQEIKGEDSSKDSPSGETKKKDPLAFIDLNCECVTFCKTRKPIVPEEFVLSIMKDLADPKNMVKRTRYVQKLTPITYSCNAKMEQLIKLANLVIGPHFHEPSKVKKDYKFAVEVTRRNFNTIERMDIINQVVKLVNKEGSEFNHTVDLKNYDKLILVECFKSNIGMCVVDGDYKTKYRKYNVQQLYESKFQKDEDKSVKQ; this is encoded by the exons ATGGGTGAAAAACGTAATCGTAATAATGGGAATGCAGATTCccaaaagaggaagaaa TTTAAAGTATCTTCCGGGTTCTTAGATCCTGGTACGTCTGGAATATATGCTACATGCTCTAGAAGACATGAACGCCAGGCCGCTCAAGAGTTACAGCttttatttgaagaaaagtttcaaGAACTCTATGGAGATATCAAGGATGGAGAAGAGGAAAGTGAAAACGACgaaaaggatgaagatctatcaattgaagaccagataaaaaaggaattacAAGAAATCAAAGGTGAAGACTCAAGTAAAGATTCGCCTTCTGgagaaacaaagaaaaaagaccCCTTGGCCTTTATAGATTTGAACTGTGAATGTGTGACATTTTGTAAAACAAGAAAGCCAATTGTTCCGGAAGAATTTGTGCTAAGTATCATGAAAGACTTAGCGGATCCTAAAAATATGGTTAAACGTACTAGATATGTTCAGAAGTTGACACCAATTACGTATTCTTGTAATGCGAAAATGGAACAACTAATCAAATTGGCCAATTTAGTTATTGGGCCACACTTTCATGAACCTtcaaaagttaaaaaagACTACAAATTTGCTGTAGAAgtaacaagaagaaatttcaatacAATCGAAAGAATGGACATCATTAACCAAGTTGTCAAGTTAGTCAATAAAGAAGGTTCTGAGTTTAATCATACTGTAGACTTGAAGAACTATGATAAATTGATTCTAGTGGAATGTTTCAAGAGCAATATCGGCATGTGTGTAGTTGATGGGGACTATAAGACCAAATATCGTAAATATAATGTTCAGCAGCTTTATGAATCCAAATTCCAAAAGGATGAGGATAAGAGTGTAAAACAATAG
- the EMC4 gene encoding chaperone EMC4 (Member of conserved ER transmembrane complex~similar to YGL231C): MSQQEPYEWAKHLLDTKYIEKYNIQNSNTLSSPPGFEGNASKGNITKKQQDATSQTSSLAQKNQITILQAQKAWQIALQPAKSIPMNIFMSYMSGTSLQIIPIMTALMLLSGPIKAILSTRSAFKPVLGNKETQSQVQTAMFMYIAFQGVLMYIGYRKLNSMGLIPNAKGDWLSWERDVCYNKGLKWFSD, encoded by the coding sequence ATGAGTCAACAGGAGCCCTATGAGTGGGCTAAACACCTATTGGACACTAAGTACATCGAAAAATACAACATTCAGAACTCAAACACACTGTCTTCACCACCTGGATTTGAAGGCAATGCCTCCAAAGGAAATATCACAAAAAAACAGCAAGATGCCACTTCCCAGACTAGTTCTTTGGCtcaaaaaaaccaaataaCAATTTTACAAGCACAGAAAGCATGGCAAATTGCGTTGCAACCAGCCAAGTCTATTCcaatgaatattttcatgTCGTATATGTCTGGTACATCCTTACAAATAATTCCTATAATGACTGCCCTCATGTTACTCTCTGGACCCATTAAGGCAATTCTATCGACAAGAAGTGCATTTAAACCAGTGTTGGGTAATAAAGAAACACAGAGTCAAGTGCAAACTGCTATGTTCATGTATATCGCTTTCCAAGGTGTTTTAATGTATATTGGGTATAGAAAACTGAATTCAATGGGCCTCATCCCTAACGCTAAGGGTGATTGGCTATCTTGGGAACGAGATGTTTGTTATAATAAAGGATTAAAATGGTTTTCTGACTGA
- a CDS encoding uncharacterized protein (similar to YGL230C), whose translation MGMITQASNLLHVLQAYLEKYLERVSQPKPVTAINSSTESKKKSNDDLQIIVEKSNTDENYNITKMKRWFLLIARKYYALMENKLLMFCVVACSFICVIQFLFFIIYWTDIVPRKTQRAIDNRNYDYLTTHLGEQCVPYEKILDQCVL comes from the coding sequence ATGGGAATGATCACGCAGGCCAGTAATCTTCTACACGTATTACAGGCCTACTTAGAAAAGTATCTTGAACGAGTTTCCCAACCAAAGCCTGTCACAGCAATTAATTCCTCGACtgaatccaaaaaaaagagcaaCGATGATTTACAAATAATTGTCGAAAAATCCAATACAGATGAGAACTATAATATtacaaaaatgaagagatGGTTTTTATTGATAGCCAGGAAATATTATGCATTAATGGAAAACAAGCTTTTAATGTTTTGTGTTGTCGCTTGCTCATTTATTTGTGTTATCCAGTTCCTATTCTTTATAATTTACTGGACAGACATAGTACCTCGAAAGACACAAAGGGCAATAGATAACCGAAATTACGACTATCTAACAACCCATTTAGGAGAGCAGTGCGTCCCGTATGAGAAAATTCTTGACCAATGTGTTCTGTAG